A single genomic interval of Shewanella psychropiezotolerans harbors:
- a CDS encoding site-specific integrase, whose amino-acid sequence MASFTIEKRTKASGKFSYRCTVRVKESGEIIHRESKTFSKKDVARTWGKIRCDAIEHHGALNTHKVVPLGTLLNLYFEDHDLWGKTGRTKRYVIKMLMDCDIYKVKSGSLKTSDLIEHCKTRRAAGAGPATIYHDIAYLRSVMKKALPVWDIFANYQIFDDAVPVLIEMGLVGKSQKRTRRPTKNELEKLKEGLQARMDFRPNGKTRIPFLDILDFSILTCMRIGEVCKLRWEDLNQDHKTVLVRDRKDPRKKAGNHMIVPLLAGSFDIVKRQTQHNDLIFPYNPRSVTAGFQRVRNELGINDLRYHDLRREGASRLFEKGYSIEEVAQVTGHKNLNILWQVYTQLFPHKLHDKFSDNK is encoded by the coding sequence ATGGCATCTTTTACAATAGAGAAACGCACAAAAGCAAGCGGCAAGTTTAGTTATCGCTGTACTGTGCGCGTCAAAGAATCCGGCGAAATTATACATCGTGAGTCTAAAACATTCAGTAAAAAAGACGTGGCGCGTACCTGGGGCAAAATTCGATGCGATGCCATTGAACATCATGGGGCACTCAACACACACAAAGTCGTGCCCCTTGGGACCCTGCTAAATTTGTACTTTGAAGATCATGACTTATGGGGAAAAACAGGGCGAACGAAACGCTATGTCATTAAGATGCTGATGGACTGTGACATCTATAAGGTGAAAAGCGGCTCACTAAAAACCAGTGATCTGATAGAACATTGTAAAACGAGGCGCGCAGCAGGTGCTGGGCCTGCAACTATCTATCATGATATTGCCTACCTGCGCAGTGTGATGAAAAAAGCGTTACCCGTTTGGGATATTTTTGCTAACTATCAAATTTTCGACGATGCGGTCCCCGTTCTAATCGAAATGGGCTTAGTAGGCAAAAGCCAGAAACGAACGCGCCGCCCGACAAAGAATGAACTCGAAAAACTCAAAGAGGGTCTTCAAGCAAGAATGGACTTTAGACCCAATGGGAAAACTCGGATACCTTTTCTCGATATCTTAGACTTTAGTATTTTGACCTGCATGCGGATCGGTGAAGTGTGCAAATTACGCTGGGAAGATTTAAATCAAGATCATAAAACTGTTTTAGTGCGTGACAGAAAGGACCCCAGAAAAAAAGCTGGTAATCATATGATTGTGCCTTTGCTTGCTGGTTCATTTGACATTGTTAAACGCCAAACTCAACACAATGATTTGATATTCCCCTACAACCCGAGATCTGTCACGGCAGGTTTTCAACGGGTGCGTAACGAACTGGGCATTAACGATCTGCGTTATCATGATTTGCGCAGAGAGGGAGCCAGCCGACTATTTGAAAAAGGTTATTCTATTGAAGAGGTTGCTCAAGTCACCGGCCATAAAAACCTAAACATTTTATGGCAAGTTTACACTCAGTTATTTCCTCATAAACTTCATGATAAGTTTTCAGATAATAAATAA
- the dusA gene encoding tRNA dihydrouridine(20/20a) synthase DusA: protein MTVSTKPGCKPVTAMKPLNRTFSIAPMLDWTDRHYRYLARIMSTELLLYTEMVTTGAIIHGKGDYLAYNSEENPLALQLGGSNPQDLATCAKLAAERGYDEINLNVGCPSDRVQSGRFGACLMAEPKVVAECVTAMKQVVDIPVTVKTRIGIDDQDSYEFLTEFVDTVSDVGCDTFIVHARKAWLQGLSPKQNREIPPLDYQRVYRLKQDYPKLHISINGGVKTLDECREHLLHIDGVMVGREAYQNPYILAEVDQLLCGSNKPVLSRDAVLEKFIPYIEKHLVDGGRLNHITRHMTGMFQGEPGSRAWRRYISENAHKQGAGIEVIEQARKKMDC from the coding sequence ATGACAGTATCAACTAAACCAGGCTGCAAGCCAGTTACAGCAATGAAACCGCTCAATCGCACCTTCTCCATCGCGCCCATGCTGGATTGGACGGATCGGCATTATCGTTACCTGGCGCGGATCATGTCTACAGAACTCTTGTTATATACCGAGATGGTGACCACAGGTGCGATTATTCACGGTAAAGGGGATTATCTAGCGTATAACAGTGAAGAGAACCCATTAGCATTGCAGTTAGGTGGTTCAAACCCTCAGGATTTGGCCACTTGCGCTAAGCTGGCTGCAGAACGCGGTTATGATGAGATCAATTTAAATGTGGGTTGCCCTTCGGATCGGGTTCAAAGTGGTCGCTTCGGCGCTTGCCTTATGGCCGAGCCTAAAGTCGTCGCCGAGTGTGTCACCGCGATGAAGCAAGTCGTGGATATTCCTGTGACGGTTAAGACGCGTATAGGTATCGATGATCAGGACAGCTATGAGTTTCTGACTGAGTTTGTCGATACTGTCAGTGATGTGGGCTGTGATACTTTTATTGTGCATGCCAGAAAGGCCTGGTTACAGGGATTAAGTCCTAAACAGAATCGTGAAATCCCGCCCTTAGATTACCAGCGTGTGTATCGGCTGAAGCAGGATTATCCTAAGCTGCATATTTCCATCAACGGTGGGGTTAAAACACTCGATGAATGTCGGGAGCATCTGCTCCATATAGATGGAGTCATGGTGGGCCGTGAAGCATATCAAAACCCCTATATATTGGCCGAGGTCGATCAGCTACTTTGCGGTAGCAATAAACCTGTGTTGAGCCGAGATGCTGTTTTAGAGAAATTTATTCCTTATATAGAGAAACACCTTGTCGACGGTGGCAGGTTAAACCATATCACTCGCCATATGACAGGAATGTTTCAAGGAGAGCCAGGCTCCAGAGCCTGGAGACGCTATATTAGTGAGAATGCTCATAAACAAGGGGCTGGAATCGAAGTGATTGAACAGGCTAGAAAAAAAATGGATTGCTAG
- a CDS encoding PspC domain-containing protein, which yields MSAFSSTDRYMRRMKRPTSLVCGVAAMMADKFNWSCLWTRVVWAAVILLNPVMGLLIYFVLALVLPKWEANS from the coding sequence ATGAGTGCCTTTAGTTCAACTGATAGATATATGCGTCGTATGAAGCGACCGACTAGCTTGGTATGTGGCGTAGCTGCAATGATGGCCGATAAGTTTAACTGGTCTTGTTTATGGACCCGAGTGGTGTGGGCGGCAGTGATCTTGCTGAACCCGGTGATGGGACTCTTGATCTATTTTGTACTCGCCTTAGTACTTCCTAAATGGGAAGCTAACTCTTGA
- a CDS encoding enoyl-CoA hydratase-related protein, with product MSTIQVKDEQGVRIITINRPEKRNALSLEMYTNLTEYLIQGESDNAIYCFLIKGQQDCFTSGNDVADFLKNSNLDSKHPAFNFLFHLLDLKKPIVAAVTGAAVGIGTTLLLHCDLVYADNTAKFQLPFVNLALVPEAGASLLLPQLVGPQKAAELLLLGESFDAQTAKTLNIINDVIPSETIFDFALAQAVKLAKQPPLALQASRALMRSNKELVRQQMKDELAQFSIRLKSDEARTRFEAFLKK from the coding sequence ATGAGTACAATTCAGGTTAAGGATGAACAAGGCGTAAGAATTATCACAATTAATCGCCCTGAAAAGCGTAATGCTCTCAGCCTTGAGATGTATACTAACCTCACAGAATACCTTATCCAAGGTGAGTCAGACAACGCAATTTACTGCTTTTTAATCAAAGGTCAACAGGACTGTTTTACTTCGGGTAATGATGTAGCAGACTTTTTAAAAAATAGTAACTTAGACAGTAAACACCCGGCCTTTAACTTTCTCTTTCATCTGTTAGATCTCAAAAAACCAATCGTTGCAGCAGTCACAGGGGCTGCAGTTGGTATAGGCACCACCTTACTACTGCATTGCGATCTGGTTTATGCCGATAACACTGCAAAGTTTCAGTTACCTTTTGTTAACTTAGCCCTAGTACCGGAAGCCGGAGCGAGTCTGCTGCTTCCTCAACTCGTTGGACCACAGAAAGCAGCCGAATTACTGTTACTCGGCGAAAGTTTCGATGCTCAAACGGCTAAAACACTCAATATTATCAATGATGTGATCCCTTCGGAGACCATTTTTGACTTTGCTTTAGCCCAGGCGGTCAAACTCGCTAAGCAACCACCACTGGCACTTCAGGCATCTCGTGCATTGATGCGCTCAAATAAAGAGCTGGTACGTCAACAGATGAAAGATGAGCTAGCGCAGTTTTCTATAAGACTAAAGAGTGATGAAGCCAGAACTCGCTTCGAAGCATTTCTCAAAAAATAA
- a CDS encoding copper chaperone PCu(A)C, with product MEFKTLKQIFKHMFNFVLLFGASFSAMANVMLVDGQVRAMPPSVPNTAAYLTLENHGPSIKLVAVEADFVKEAQLHTVIEEDGMVKMRQVESFTIPQHGQLTLSESGKHIMLLGLKQPLVSGKSVNLTLKFDNGSELPVSLMVSKQAMTKSEGHHHHH from the coding sequence ATGGAGTTTAAGACATTGAAGCAAATATTCAAACACATGTTTAACTTTGTCCTGCTGTTTGGGGCATCTTTCTCTGCCATGGCCAATGTTATGCTTGTCGACGGTCAGGTGAGAGCTATGCCACCTAGCGTGCCAAATACTGCGGCATATTTAACCCTGGAAAATCATGGTCCTTCGATAAAACTTGTTGCCGTAGAGGCCGATTTTGTCAAAGAGGCTCAGTTACATACCGTTATCGAAGAGGACGGTATGGTAAAGATGCGCCAAGTGGAAAGCTTCACTATCCCCCAGCATGGTCAGTTAACTTTGAGCGAGTCGGGTAAACACATTATGTTGCTCGGTTTGAAACAGCCATTAGTCTCGGGGAAGTCAGTCAATTTAACCCTTAAGTTCGATAATGGCTCAGAGCTTCCTGTGAGCTTGATGGTGAGTAAGCAAGCCATGACTAAATCGGAAGGTCATCACCATCATCATTAA
- a CDS encoding DUF2333 family protein, which produces MQMTWKKWTGIAVFIILIGYFISVWWSVAPDVIQPQQFSAGQESGVVGYATTTSLIMTMETLLNKRGGWLSNDVTPPSIFMDNMPAFEFGALEQARDLALIMRKEFSRSQSQSMADKDLLAAHSKLNIEHTSWLVPSAEGEYKDAIKLLKLYRAKISDPNNQEAQFYARADNLNEWLKEVQKRLGSMSQRLSASVGQDRLNTDLAGDSEASQSTPKQASQQIKTSWWKIDDVFYETRGATWALLNFMKAIEVDFADVLRKKNAEVSLQQIIRELEETQQSVWSPIILNGSGFGVVANHSLVMANYISRANAAVIDLTNLLIKG; this is translated from the coding sequence ATGCAAATGACATGGAAAAAGTGGACGGGTATCGCGGTTTTTATCATATTGATTGGCTACTTCATCAGTGTTTGGTGGAGCGTCGCGCCGGATGTGATTCAGCCGCAGCAGTTTAGTGCGGGACAAGAGTCTGGAGTCGTGGGCTATGCGACGACGACGTCACTCATAATGACGATGGAAACCTTGCTTAACAAGAGAGGTGGCTGGTTATCTAACGATGTGACTCCTCCCTCAATTTTTATGGACAATATGCCAGCCTTTGAGTTTGGTGCCTTGGAGCAGGCGCGGGATCTCGCATTAATCATGCGTAAAGAGTTCAGTCGTTCCCAGTCTCAATCCATGGCTGATAAAGATCTGCTAGCCGCCCACTCTAAGCTCAATATCGAGCATACCAGTTGGCTTGTGCCTAGCGCCGAAGGTGAATATAAAGATGCCATCAAATTACTGAAACTTTATCGCGCTAAAATATCAGATCCCAACAACCAAGAAGCGCAATTTTATGCTCGAGCGGATAATCTCAATGAGTGGCTCAAAGAGGTGCAGAAACGTTTAGGCAGCATGTCTCAGCGTCTCTCTGCCAGTGTAGGGCAAGATAGGTTAAACACAGATTTAGCCGGCGACAGTGAGGCTTCTCAGTCTACACCTAAGCAAGCTAGCCAACAGATTAAGACCAGTTGGTGGAAGATAGACGATGTGTTTTATGAGACTCGAGGTGCTACCTGGGCATTATTAAACTTTATGAAGGCTATTGAAGTTGATTTTGCCGATGTCTTACGTAAAAAGAATGCCGAAGTCAGTTTGCAGCAAATCATACGTGAACTGGAAGAGACACAACAGTCTGTTTGGAGTCCGATAATCTTAAATGGTTCGGGTTTCGGCGTAGTCGCCAATCACTCTTTGGTGATGGCAAATTATATCTCCCGCGCAAATGCTGCGGTGATTGATCTAACAAATTTATTGATTAAAGGTTAA
- a CDS encoding TIGR04219 family outer membrane beta-barrel protein, giving the protein MKKTLVACALLASLVGTSAQAASLIGFKVGGDYWKADTSGTFAENGQPQQDFNYSSSSQGSIWVAIEHPIPLVPNVKIRENRLDASGSSVADGFEFGGQTYNGDINTNSDLSNTDFILYYELLDNDLVALDVGAAYKKMHGSFRVNDKATSGRVNSEIELDSGIVMAYADAQVGIPGLGLYGFADVMIGVDESSVYDYSVGLGWQFDGVALDTKVRVGYRDFNFDVNDFDGVTANTQFKGYFAGVELVF; this is encoded by the coding sequence ATGAAAAAAACATTAGTTGCATGTGCACTTTTGGCAAGCTTGGTAGGCACTTCTGCACAGGCTGCATCACTGATAGGCTTTAAGGTCGGTGGCGATTACTGGAAGGCCGATACCAGTGGTACTTTTGCAGAGAATGGTCAACCACAGCAAGATTTTAACTACAGCTCATCTTCTCAAGGTAGCATTTGGGTTGCCATAGAGCATCCGATCCCTTTGGTACCCAATGTGAAAATCAGAGAGAACCGACTTGATGCGAGTGGTAGTAGTGTTGCCGATGGCTTTGAGTTTGGTGGTCAGACTTACAATGGCGATATCAATACAAACTCAGATCTAAGTAACACAGACTTTATTCTTTATTACGAGCTGTTAGATAATGATCTGGTTGCTTTAGATGTTGGTGCGGCCTATAAGAAGATGCACGGCTCTTTCCGTGTTAACGATAAAGCGACAAGCGGCCGTGTAAATTCAGAAATTGAGCTAGATAGCGGTATAGTGATGGCTTATGCCGATGCACAGGTCGGCATTCCAGGCCTTGGTCTGTATGGCTTCGCCGATGTTATGATAGGTGTTGATGAGTCTAGTGTTTATGATTACTCTGTCGGTCTAGGCTGGCAGTTTGATGGCGTGGCTCTGGATACTAAGGTGCGTGTGGGTTACCGTGACTTTAACTTCGATGTGAACGACTTCGATGGCGTAACGGCTAACACTCAATTTAAAGGTTACTTCGCCGGTGTCGAATTGGTCTTCTAA
- the tolC gene encoding outer membrane channel protein TolC, with translation MKFKIRTICAALTLAFSTSAVQADDLLQIYQQALTSDPIALQAQAQRDALYEQIEENRAPLLPTISASVGYDKSWRNEDTMSNTDASGINAGVTLNQVIYDHSAWVGLSLAELAASQADAAYASSLQTLIIRVTSAYFAVLSAKDTFEFQGSEKRAIERQLEQTKQRFAVGLTAITDVHEAQAQYDLARAQEILAENELINSYEALREITGIEHKTINILDTERFSAVSPSPARTADWLKMAESNSVDLLTTRIGKDIAQETISLYKAGHMPTLSLNAGYTTNIQQENSSESESVNDFDNGTVGLTLSIPIFEGFKVSSKVNQAQYQYVEASEKMEQTHRKVVKDVRNNFNNVGASISSIRAYEQSVISSESALKATQAGFEVGTRTIVDVLNRTRDLYDSKRKLSDARYGYINSILALKQAAGTLNEDDVIAINNGLTAQATQTTTQ, from the coding sequence ATGAAATTCAAGATCCGCACGATATGCGCAGCACTCACGCTGGCATTCAGCACTTCTGCTGTACAGGCCGACGATTTACTGCAGATATATCAACAAGCGCTAACCAGTGACCCTATCGCACTGCAGGCTCAGGCTCAACGTGACGCCCTGTATGAACAGATTGAAGAAAACCGTGCCCCATTATTGCCAACCATAAGTGCAAGTGTGGGATATGACAAGAGCTGGCGCAATGAAGATACAATGTCTAATACGGATGCAAGCGGCATAAATGCTGGCGTCACCTTGAATCAGGTTATCTATGATCACAGCGCCTGGGTAGGATTAAGCCTAGCCGAGTTAGCCGCCTCTCAAGCCGATGCAGCCTACGCGTCATCGCTGCAGACTCTGATTATCCGCGTAACCAGTGCCTACTTCGCGGTGTTATCGGCTAAAGATACCTTTGAGTTTCAGGGCTCGGAAAAGCGCGCGATTGAGCGTCAGCTCGAGCAGACAAAACAAAGGTTCGCCGTGGGTTTAACCGCTATCACAGACGTCCACGAAGCCCAGGCTCAGTATGACTTGGCCCGCGCGCAAGAGATCTTAGCCGAAAACGAACTGATCAATAGTTATGAGGCGCTGCGTGAGATAACAGGCATAGAACATAAGACCATCAATATCTTAGATACCGAGCGTTTCAGTGCCGTTAGCCCCTCACCAGCCAGAACGGCTGATTGGCTTAAGATGGCCGAAAGCAACAGTGTCGATCTACTGACAACACGTATTGGTAAAGATATCGCCCAAGAGACTATCAGTCTCTATAAAGCGGGTCATATGCCTACACTGAGTCTAAATGCGGGTTACACAACCAATATTCAGCAAGAAAACAGTAGTGAGAGTGAGAGTGTAAACGATTTTGACAACGGCACAGTAGGCCTGACCTTGAGCATACCTATTTTCGAAGGTTTCAAGGTCAGCTCTAAAGTCAATCAGGCGCAATATCAGTACGTAGAAGCGAGCGAGAAGATGGAACAGACTCACCGTAAGGTAGTCAAGGATGTTCGTAACAACTTCAATAACGTAGGCGCTTCAATCAGCTCAATCCGTGCCTATGAGCAATCAGTTATCTCATCAGAGAGTGCACTTAAAGCGACTCAGGCTGGTTTTGAAGTCGGTACTCGTACCATAGTCGACGTACTTAACCGTACGCGCGATCTATATGATTCTAAGCGAAAGCTGTCTGATGCCCGTTACGGTTACATCAACTCAATACTTGCACTTAAACAAGCTGCCGGTACCTTGAATGAAGATGATGTTATCGCCATCAATAATGGTTTGACTGCACAAGCGACACAAACAACGACTCAGTAA
- the nudF gene encoding ADP-ribose diphosphatase, whose translation MKQKFDQQDVVLLGRETVFKGFFSLDVYRFKHKLFEGGWSGEVKREVFERGDAVVVLPYDPVTDEVVLIEQIRIPVLGKTKSPWMLELVAGMIEEGETAEAVARRELVEEAGVKAKQMSKISSYFASPGGTSEQFEFFWAEIDASQAHGVHGLEHENEDIQVHVFSREQAFKLVNDGTINNASTVIGLQWLELNYSKLRK comes from the coding sequence ATGAAACAGAAGTTTGATCAACAAGATGTAGTATTGTTAGGTAGAGAGACTGTGTTTAAGGGGTTTTTCTCGTTGGATGTGTATCGGTTCAAGCATAAGTTGTTCGAAGGGGGCTGGAGCGGTGAAGTTAAGAGAGAGGTCTTCGAACGCGGAGATGCCGTTGTAGTATTGCCCTATGATCCTGTGACGGATGAAGTGGTATTGATCGAGCAGATACGTATTCCCGTATTGGGCAAGACCAAGAGCCCTTGGATGCTCGAGTTAGTGGCGGGTATGATAGAAGAGGGTGAGACGGCCGAGGCCGTTGCCCGCAGGGAGTTGGTCGAAGAAGCGGGAGTGAAGGCTAAACAGATGTCGAAGATCTCCAGTTATTTTGCTAGCCCTGGTGGAACCAGTGAGCAATTCGAGTTTTTCTGGGCTGAAATCGATGCGAGTCAGGCACACGGAGTACACGGGCTAGAGCATGAGAATGAAGATATCCAGGTTCATGTATTCAGTCGAGAGCAAGCTTTTAAATTAGTAAATGATGGTACAATTAACAATGCGTCTACTGTGATCGGCCTGCAGTGGTTAGAGCTAAATTATTCTAAACTGCGTAAATGA
- a CDS encoding DUF1249 domain-containing protein, with product MSSASSLNPKRYQPNINRFLALCGRNYFHILRWLPNGAEQGASWQVGGDYGLLDVRLLENTRYTQLIEISRNVGKTDFVDTPKITVRVYHDAKLAEVLTSRQIYQLSPVYDYPNVRMHHRDEKYRVNAFLEELLRIDNHTSVVCLAES from the coding sequence GTGAGTAGTGCAAGTAGCTTAAACCCAAAGAGATATCAGCCGAATATTAATAGGTTTCTCGCCCTGTGTGGACGTAATTATTTCCATATTCTTCGTTGGTTGCCCAATGGTGCAGAGCAGGGCGCGAGTTGGCAAGTTGGCGGTGATTACGGGCTGTTAGATGTTCGTTTACTTGAAAATACTCGCTATACCCAATTGATCGAAATCTCAAGAAATGTCGGTAAAACCGATTTTGTCGATACTCCTAAAATTACTGTTCGCGTGTATCATGATGCTAAATTAGCAGAAGTGTTAACTAGTCGACAGATTTATCAGCTTAGTCCGGTATATGATTATCCAAATGTACGTATGCACCATCGTGACGAAAAGTATCGAGTGAATGCTTTTTTGGAAGAGTTATTAAGAATTGATAACCACACGAGTGTAGTTTGTTTGGCTGAATCTTAG
- a CDS encoding YqiA/YcfP family alpha/beta fold hydrolase, whose translation MLLYIHGFNSSPLSDKGLVTAQFFAEHYPDLNFHQPQLPSTPREAMELLSGLVESALEDGETLTYIGSSLGGYFASYLAEKYGGRAVLVNPAVTPFELFDDFIGQQYNPYIEEYYQVLPEHKDQVAAFNTDVILNPDRFLVLLQSGDEVLDYRQAVQKYHCCQLLIQSGGDHSFVGYETQMHFICQFLFS comes from the coding sequence ATGCTGCTTTATATTCATGGGTTCAATAGCTCACCGTTATCAGATAAAGGGCTTGTAACTGCGCAATTTTTCGCTGAACACTATCCCGATCTGAACTTCCATCAGCCTCAATTACCATCCACTCCCAGAGAGGCGATGGAATTACTGTCGGGACTGGTGGAGTCTGCACTTGAGGATGGAGAGACACTTACCTACATTGGCTCTTCTCTTGGCGGATATTTTGCGAGTTATTTAGCCGAGAAGTACGGTGGGCGGGCGGTGTTGGTTAATCCTGCTGTGACGCCTTTCGAGCTATTCGATGACTTTATCGGGCAGCAGTATAATCCTTACATCGAGGAGTATTACCAAGTTCTGCCTGAACATAAAGATCAGGTTGCCGCTTTTAATACTGACGTTATTCTTAATCCCGACCGATTTTTAGTACTATTACAGTCGGGCGATGAAGTCCTGGATTATCGACAAGCAGTACAGAAATATCACTGTTGTCAGCTGTTGATCCAATCCGGTGGCGATCATAGCTTCGTGGGCTATGAAACGCAGATGCACTTTATCTGCCAGTTTCTGTTTTCTTGA